TGCCACTGACGATGACAATAGGCACCGGATGTGTTTCCATGATCTGGCGTGTTGTTTCGTAACCGTCCATTTTCGGCATATGAATGTCCATGGTGATGACATCAGGGCGCAGTGAGACCGTTGCCTTCAGGGCGTCTTCACCATTGGCAGCAATACCGATCACCTCAATAGCGCTGTCGGTCGCAAGAATATGCATCAGCAGTTCCTGCTCAATAGGCGAGTCTTCGACGATCAGGGTCCGGATCATGGTGTGCCTTTCATAGCAGTCGTGTCATGACGTCGAGAAGATCACTCTGGTCGAAATTGCTTTTGACGATATAGGCATTGGCACCGACATCAATGCCCCGTTCTCGATCCTCCTCAGACGCCAGTGCTGTTACCAGCACCACCGGTAAATCCTCCAAAGCTTTTTCCTCGCGGATTCTGGAGGTAAGTTCAAAGCCGTTCAGGTGAGGCATTTCCACATCAGAGACCAGGATGTCAAAGTGATTGTTGCGCAGTTTCGTGAGGGCATCCTGCCCGTCAAATGCGGTTGTAACAATGAATCCCGATGTCTCGAGAATGTTTTTCAACAGGGTTCGGGTTGTGATGGAGTCCTCTGCAATGAGAACCTTTGCGGATGTTGGGTTGTCCCCCTCCACAGAGGAGTGTCTGGACAGGTGGCCACGCAGAGAACTTTTGACGGCGCTTTTGAATAAGTCGGGCACATTGAGAATCGGTGTGACCCTTCCGGAACCGAGAACTGTTGCCCCGGAAATATTTCGTACCCGGGTTAACTGAGGACCAAGACTCTTGAACAGAACCTCCTGCTCCGAGTGGATCATCTCAACGGCAAATGCGATTTGTGTTTCCGCAACGCTTAGGACCAGTGCCTGAATATGGTTTGTGTCATGTGGCTTGATCTGTTGGGGACCCAGGTCCAATACATGATCCAGACCAACAAGGGCAACGGGCTGGCCGTCAAGGGAAATCGTTTCACGATTTTCGGCACTGCCGATATCCTCGGTGGTCAGTCGTAAAACACGGTCGACGTAAATTGTCGGCACGATGAATTCGCGGCCCGCACTCTGGACAAGAATGCCGCGGAACGTGGCAACAGTCAGAGGCAGAATGATGAGAAATCTGGTGCCCTGATCGGGCTGTGATTCAACCTGAATGCTACCGCCGAGTTTTTCCACCTTTTCGCGGACAATGGCCAAGCCCAGGCCGCGTCCAGAGATCTCCGTAATGATGGGGCTGGTGGAGATTCCAGATTGAAAAACGTAAGCGTACACGTCATTGTCTGGCAGAGCGTCGATCTTTTGCGCGTCAAAAGGGTTCTGACGACGCAGAACCGTTCGGATCGCCTCTGAAGAAAGTCCGCCACCGTCATCCGCAACAACCAGCTCCACGGTATTGTCTTTCAGCGTCACCGTGACCGTGATCGTCCCCATTTCGGGCTTGTGTTTATCCGCGCGTTTTTCCGGGGGTTCAATGCCATGGTCAATGCAGTTACGGATCAGATGTACCAGAGGGTCTTTCATCTCATCAAGGATACGGCGATCAATCTCGATCTCGCCGCCGGATACGTGGACTTCAACCTGTTTGCCGGTGCTGCGGGACAGATCGCGAACCACCTTGGGTAACAATTCCAACAGAGAAGAGAACGGAAACATCAGGACCTGTTTCATATCATCGAGCAATGCATTGACCATGTTATTCAAGGTACGACTGTCGCATTCCAAGGATTTTTTTCTTTGAATGTGCTGCTCTTTGAGCGTGGTGACAACCTGTTCATTCCAATCGAAAAATGCGATCAATTTTTCCAGTGCCTGTTCCTGGTCCTGCTGTGGCGGATGCCCGTTTGTCGATTGGCTGCGATGTAGCATCGTGCGCAGCTCATGGACCAGAGGCAATGTTTTTGCCCATTCCTTTTTCCATGAGCTGAAAGAGGCATCCATTTTTCGGAGTTCTTTGACCCGCTGGCTGGCGGCAAGCTTGGCGGCAAGCATCTCCTCAGACTGCAACAGCAGATGGGACAGTTTGTCGGTTGCCACACGTACGGTTTCCGTCGGCAGAGAGAGCGGTTTTTTCTCCTCCGCAGCCGGTGGTGTGACCGTTTGTGTGCTCTGCGGGGCCGATGGCGGCGGTGGTTCAACTGCCGGGCTCTGTGGCGGTGAGGCCGTTGATGGTTTTTGTTCTGCGCTCTCTTGTCGATGATTCCGCAGAGCCTGCTCAAGGCGGGTGATCAAATCCTTGGATGCCGTTCGGTCCTGATTGGGTTGGTTAGGACTGGCTGTGAGAAGCAAACGGTTTAACGCATCCAGGGTTTGCTGAAACAGGTCAAATAGTTCAGTGTCCGGTATGAGTTGAGAATTCTTCCACACGGAAAAAATGTTTTCCAGCGCTTGGCAGAGGGCTTCGATCTGGGGCAGATTGATGGCCCGTGCAGCGCCCTTCAGGCTGTGGATTTCGCGAAAAACGCTTTCAACCAGGGGCGCTTGCACAGCAGGGGCCGCCTGTTCCAGTTCGAGCAAGCCGGAGCAGATATGCTGTGTGTGCTCCTGGGCTTCTGTCTGGAAAATCGAGAAAAGACGCTGCCGGAATTCAAGGTCGTTTTCGCTCATGATATCCTCGTTGCCTGAACTGCCATGTGCGGACCGTGTCGCTTAAACCTGATATTGGGCGACGAGGTCTTTAAGCTTCTGCCCCAGATTGTGCAAGTCCTGAGAGGTTGTTTCCACCTGACGCATGCCTGTTGTATTCTGTTCACTGGCTTGTTTGATATTCTCCATGGCCAGAGTCATCTGATCCATGCCGGTCAGTTGTTGTTGGCTGGACGCGGCGATTTGCATGGCAGCCTGGGCTGCGAGATCAATGCTTTCGGCCAGTTGTCGGATGGCTTCTCCAGCCTGTCGTGATTGGTGGACACCGGTTTCAACGGCTTTGCTGCCTTGTTCCGTGGCCATCACTGCGGCATTGGTTGCTTTTTGAATGTCATTGAGGATCGCTCGGACCTGGGCCGTGGCTTCTTTGGACTGCTCGGCCAAGTTCTTTACTTCCTGAGCGACAACGGCAAAACCTTTGCCGTGCTCCCCGGCTTTGGCCGCTTCAATGGACGCATTGACTGCCAGCAAGTTTGATTGCTCGGCCAGGTCGTTGACTGTGGCGATGATTTCACCGATGGTCTGACTTTGTTCAGAGAGACGAACGATGCTTTCGGCAATCGATTCTACCTGCTCCTGAATATGGTTCATGCCCGCAATGGATTCATTGACGGCATTGCGCCCATTTTGTCCGGCTTCAACGGCTTTTTGTGCGGCATCAGAAACACCGCGGGCTTTTTGGCTGGAGACCAGAGCGGTTTGTTTGACTTCTTCAACGGTTGCTGTTGTTTGACTAACGGCTGCCGCCGTTTCGGCGGCACTGGATGTCACCTGGCTGGCTGATGCCATAATCTCTCCGGACGAGGCGGCAAGGACACTGATGCCGTCAATGATCTCCCGAGTCATCTCACGCAGGCTTTTCACCATATCGGCCAAAGCATTGCCCATGACATCCTGCTCAGATTGGACCTGGACTTCCGTCGACAGGTCTCCTGACGCAATGCGTCTTGATGCTGTGGCATAACTGCTGATACTCTCCACCAGACGGCGAAAACTCTGAATAAGGACGCCCACCTCATCTTTTCTTGTGCTGTCTGGAGCTTGCACCGAGGTGTCACCGGCGGCTACTCGCTCAGCCATTCCCGTGATCTCTTTAAGGGGGGCTGCGATTACCCGGGTGAGAATCAAGGTCATCGCCCCGCAGACGATTACGGCGATGACTCCAGCGGCAATGAACCACATCAGAGAGGTTTGAGCTTCTTGATGAGACTTTGCAAGGCGCTCCAGA
This is a stretch of genomic DNA from uncultured Desulfuromonas sp.. It encodes these proteins:
- a CDS encoding response regulator, translated to MSENDLEFRQRLFSIFQTEAQEHTQHICSGLLELEQAAPAVQAPLVESVFREIHSLKGAARAINLPQIEALCQALENIFSVWKNSQLIPDTELFDLFQQTLDALNRLLLTASPNQPNQDRTASKDLITRLEQALRNHRQESAEQKPSTASPPQSPAVEPPPPSAPQSTQTVTPPAAEEKKPLSLPTETVRVATDKLSHLLLQSEEMLAAKLAASQRVKELRKMDASFSSWKKEWAKTLPLVHELRTMLHRSQSTNGHPPQQDQEQALEKLIAFFDWNEQVVTTLKEQHIQRKKSLECDSRTLNNMVNALLDDMKQVLMFPFSSLLELLPKVVRDLSRSTGKQVEVHVSGGEIEIDRRILDEMKDPLVHLIRNCIDHGIEPPEKRADKHKPEMGTITVTVTLKDNTVELVVADDGGGLSSEAIRTVLRRQNPFDAQKIDALPDNDVYAYVFQSGISTSPIITEISGRGLGLAIVREKVEKLGGSIQVESQPDQGTRFLIILPLTVATFRGILVQSAGREFIVPTIYVDRVLRLTTEDIGSAENRETISLDGQPVALVGLDHVLDLGPQQIKPHDTNHIQALVLSVAETQIAFAVEMIHSEQEVLFKSLGPQLTRVRNISGATVLGSGRVTPILNVPDLFKSAVKSSLRGHLSRHSSVEGDNPTSAKVLIAEDSITTRTLLKNILETSGFIVTTAFDGQDALTKLRNNHFDILVSDVEMPHLNGFELTSRIREEKALEDLPVVLVTALASEEDRERGIDVGANAYIVKSNFDQSDLLDVMTRLL
- a CDS encoding methyl-accepting chemotaxis protein, producing the protein MNWFQDISTQAKILAGFGLMLLIMIATIGMAYHSLSLASESQQGLFDDDFLPALNLVELKADTNRSRAQMLEIMMAPDSTAQHELAQEIRQRTDQINKLLSGIANSRDHSSLFRDKFSALINTRNAYLELRDKQLDLVFNGQPEKALQLGIGEQQQRFNHIRDLILELGSIKTDQALERLAKSHQEAQTSLMWFIAAGVIAVIVCGAMTLILTRVIAAPLKEITGMAERVAAGDTSVQAPDSTRKDEVGVLIQSFRRLVESISSYATASRRIASGDLSTEVQVQSEQDVMGNALADMVKSLREMTREIIDGISVLAASSGEIMASASQVTSSAAETAAAVSQTTATVEEVKQTALVSSQKARGVSDAAQKAVEAGQNGRNAVNESIAGMNHIQEQVESIAESIVRLSEQSQTIGEIIATVNDLAEQSNLLAVNASIEAAKAGEHGKGFAVVAQEVKNLAEQSKEATAQVRAILNDIQKATNAAVMATEQGSKAVETGVHQSRQAGEAIRQLAESIDLAAQAAMQIAASSQQQLTGMDQMTLAMENIKQASEQNTTGMRQVETTSQDLHNLGQKLKDLVAQYQV